The following DNA comes from Anopheles coustani chromosome 2, idAnoCousDA_361_x.2, whole genome shotgun sequence.
GCTTTAAATCGACTTAAGTACGGTTGACTGAACTCTTGTATCGCTCCCTACGACCGACCGGTTTGCAAGGACCAAGGAGGTTTTGGTCGCTCCGGCTAAATGCACCGGGAGGTGTGAGTTTGACACGAATTGTTTGCTTCATTATGGTAATGATTCTACGTTCGACGAACGGGCGGCATTTGATTGATTGGTAGATCGCAGAAATAGAGGCGCTCGAGGCAAGTGAAAAGAACAAGAAATAGAGGCAGGGAAGGACGTTTTAAAATatggtgggtgtgtgtgtgtcgtgccATCAAGTTGTGAATTTACAGCAAGAAAGGTCATATAAATATTGATAATCTCCTGTGCAAGAGATGATGTAATAACTTGCCGTTGGGCTCAATGGGTGGAGTGGTATTCGCACATTAtgagtaaatttaatttaacaaaaccTCCACTGAAACATGGATTGACACtctttttgattattttgttaCACAACCATGGGAATGATCAAGCTGATCTGGTTTGATTTTTAACGGTAACAAAACGATTTTAAACTACACCTGCCTaagacatttatttttattgaacaaacTCTTGCAAAGCAGTTGAAAGGTTTGCAAAAACCTATAATTTTGCCAGTGTCACAATTATCGGCATGCTGAACATAAGTTCCCGATACCGATCGCGCTCGCGTGCCACTCGCACGCCGAGCTCTCCTCGAGTTCCTTCCAATTCATCATGTCCGGAGACCTTTGGGCGGTTTTCGTTGCCGGCCCCTTTCATGCTGCGGTAGCGGCCGCAAATCCCACCCCTTGAGGGCACTCCTCTTAGATTTATGCTGCAAACGAAGCAATAATCACATcactttataaaaaaaaacagcaccacGGTAGCCGGTAGGGCGTGTGAATGTGTGCAGCTTATTTAAGGCCATTCCACCCAATGTGAGCCCGTTGAAAATAAGACCGAGAGAAAGAGACCGCTTTATTGGCCCCACGACCCTCCCCATGATGATCGATGACCGGAAAATGACAATCGCTTCGAGCTAAAAGCGGATCACAGGAGCACATTGCGGAATGCTCTGGTAGGTGTTCCGGTCATGATCCTTTTTACTTTGCACAGGGTATTAAGAATATTTGATGGGATCCAACTTGACATTACCAAAGTCGATTACAGatgtaggaaaaataaaggaaaaatatttcaacgtATTTTATACTCGTGAATACTCATGCTGTTATTGCGAAAAATAGTAgagtttattaaatttaagacCTTTCTGACCTGGAGAAGCTGTTACATCATCGCCATCTGTAGGTTAATTGAAACTTGTCCCACCGGAATCTAATAGAAGCCAATCCTTGTCTATTTCGCGAAATATGCTGACCTCACGCCAACTGCCGCATTAATTAATTGCACACGAAATGAACAATATATCCCTCATGGTGTGCACACAGACTGGTGCTTGATTGTGGAGCCCTAACTCGTACTCCATGTAGTTCTAATTTGCAATCAATCTCAATTCTTCTATGTGATGCTCGTTGCGTCTTATAAAGAGGAGAACCCCCTCCATAATTGGGCTGAAAAAGGATCTCCAATGACGGCATCGCAAAATAGCAGGCAACCCTTTTCTACCTCCACGGTCCTCGAGTGCCATTATTGGACCTTGCTGAACTtgacatgtgtgtgtgtagtgtgTTTGGATTGCCAGTTGATCCGCGTTGATCGAATGCCACCCTTGCTCCGCTGATCGGTTTAAGTCAAACGAAAGGTGACAGAAATTGGCACAACGCGGTCACCAAACCGCTGCGGAATGTGTTTGTTCCGAGGGTTGGTCAGTGCACAATTTACCGCATTTCACCACGTGACACTCGGGCGCAACAATGTAAACGCCGGCAAACAATAATCGAGATTCTGCAAGACGCGTTTGAGAGAAGTTAGGGTGCGGGTAAACGGACCGGACTGGACCTCTTACCGGCTGTTTGTATAAATGAATGGTAAATTGGCTAATTGAAAAACCGAACCCCGGAGGCAAGTCATTCGCCATACTTATGAAATAATTATCCCATTTACTGACCGTGCTTACGTGCTAAATTGAACCCCCATCGCAATTACATGCTTCGTAGGCCTTAAATGGTGATTTCTTCATGGGTCTTGTTAAAACTAAACAGGggcatttaaaattcaattaaatcgaatgaataaaattgGGGAAATTGTCAAAAGAACCGCTTCTTAAAATTGCTGTCGGGTGTTGTACCTTTAACCTTTCAGCAAGTATTTAGGGCGGTGCCGGTTCATAAGAGTAAAGTGCTAAAGATAAATCTGCACTCGGGTAAGAAACACGTTTTACATCAATCTCCAAGTCGGTCACTTAAGATTAACAAGAAAAGcttttctgtaaaaaaaagcGGATCAGCCATGGAACGGGTGGAATTCTTGGGCCAACCTCTTGAACAACACCCCATATGAGGGGTTGTTAACGAAAAGTAAACGAAACAACATACCTCACATTATCCAGTGGATAGCGTTCGAGAGCACTTACCCGTGGTAGGCAATTGGGTTGGTTGGCGTTTTGGACATCAGATAATAAGGCTGTCAATTTCTTTCACATCGCCATCCTGGTGGCAGAACCGATTATcccacaaaaaagaaaacgcaacCAAGACCAATCAAACAGGCCAATCGAAAACGGAATTTCATTTGATCGTGTGTACTTTCACAAAGCCATTTCTATCAACCATTGGGGTAGGTCCGTTGATTGGCACATGGTTCTACTTGAAAGCTTTTCTCCGGTAAGCCGGCACGACTACCGATCGAGTCTCACCGAGCTTGCGACGTCGCAAgacatcatcattatcgtcaAAATCCTCATCCCGATCGGCATGTTTCCTTAATTTTCACGAGCGACACCACAACCACTCTCGCGTCCCTTCAGTACCTTCcaaaaatcaatttctcaGCCTCCCAACGTTCggggaaaattaattgatcCCTTATGCAACCGCCCGTGTCGCATATTATGCTGTTTCCTTCGACCGCCGACCGGCATGCGTTTCGCTCGTCCACGCTGACCCTACGCAACGAGTGTATCGCATTACCATCGGAGGTTGTGGTACGCTGATAAAAATCAACCTTTCTTTCCAGCTGTCCCGTTTATTGCCTTTTCTATTGCGACCCAGTTCCAGGACCTGTGCGTCCGAGTACCGGGCATACCGATGGAAAACTAATCCACTCGTGGGACAAATGAAGTCTtgccgtttttccttcgccagaCCATCGAACTATTGCATACGAATTATTAACACAGAGAATAGCAAGCCAGACAGGCCTCCCTGCATCGCCCCGGCCGGCGTAATCAAAGATCCACTAATCAATCCATTCAATTTCCACCCGAAAGGGAGATCTCATTTCTTCATGTCGTGTTCCCATGGAAGCTTTGGGACTGCGTACCCGGCTCCTCCCGGCCGAAACAGATATCGAACCGCGTTCGAGTAAGCGACTTATGTTATTAGTTTCACTCGGTTCGGATTCCTTTCGAGACACTGAAGAATTACTTTTCGTGTCATCGTCTTTTTCTCGGATCAATCATGCACGCCCCAACGCCCGGGCTGGACGTCTGGGTTTGGTGGGCAAAACACGCAGACACGCAGTCACGGTTAGGCTTATGTAAAACAAGGGAGTTATGTTGGGGTCGAGATGACCGGGTTGTACCGAACCAAATGTCCAGCGAGCTCGAATTCACTCCCAAACATTAAAGCGCGTGGGAGAACACCATGTTTTGATGGCGCTCATGTTTCGCTGGTCAGATGTGAGCGTCGTTGCCATTTTCGGTTGAAAGTGAAATTCCCCAGAGGCGAGCCCACTGACATGCCCTCTTTTAAAGTTATTGCATATTCGTGCATGCGATTAATGATGTGCGATTatgtattcttttattttgtttgttaccCTAAAATTAGATTAGCTATCCTCAATGTGCAGGATCAGAAgtggttgggttttttgtaaAGATCGCCTCTCACTAATGTTTTGCATCCAAGACCATAAGTGGAACAGTAGACGTTGCATAATCGCTCCGCGGGGGGAAAACATTTATTGAGAATAAAGCACAACGAAACACTCGTTTGAGATCGCATCAGAAGATCACGCTGGCCTGTGGGAAGGTTCCCGATGATCTGGCATCAACCTGGTCCCCCCGGCGGCTACTCGATATGCTGATTGCTGTAACTGTACCCGTGCTCGCCGTGATGTTCGCCCAGATACGAATACTCCTGATGGGCGTGCAGCGGCGCAGGATGATGGACTTCGTGCGAGACGTGCTTCACATGGGCCTCGAAGCCGTTGTGCTTATCGGCCCGGTAGACCACCACCCGCTCGGTGCCGTCCGGTTCGTGCAGCGAGTAGACACCCTTGACGACGTCACCGTCGCGTTCCTCCCAGTGGCTCTTCTGGTCACCAGTGTGCGGGTCCTTTACGCCGTACTCGAACTTGTACTTCGGGTACGCATAGTAGTCGTCCACGTATCCGTGATGTTCGATGTCCTGCGCCACCTCCGGGACGACGTGTTCATGTTCGACGGACGCTTCCGCTACTTCGACGTGCTCCTCGGTAGCCAACACAGTGACAACCAGCAGACTTGAGATCAGCAAGAACTGGAAACCGAACAAGAGACACAAGATCATTCAACACTGGGTTTATGTACACTTCAACCACCATTTCCACACACTTGGTTCATTTTGATGCACTTTGTTTTCGCCTGTCTTGGATGCACTACACTCTACACTGGCTGCGTCTTCACAACTGTCTGCTTTCCTTTGGCACCCGGTCGGTTTTATACACCACCAATAAAAGTGTTACCTCCGTCGATGCAGACGAAAACACGCTGCACAACAAATGCATCGAAAcgcgaaggaaaataatttaggATTTTTCGGTGCTTGCTTCAGCTACCCTAAAGGTTAGCTAAATATGCCCTTTTCCATGCGATGCCAGAGTTAATGGCCAACGTATGCGGGAGCGTGCGGTAATGTAATGCATTCCACTAAGTTTCAAGCACCTTTTGCGGGCTGGTTTTCCCGGCGTGGCCGGATGGATGGAACTGCCGCATgccgaaaaaagggaaaagcaaaccaaatgGCCAATGCAATGCCGGGAAATGCCGGGCGAAATCGTATGTAGCGCAACGAAGGGGAGGAATTTTGAGTCGGCCGGCTTATGTGTGGCAAAGAGGAATGAAGCCGCTCAAGACATTGTGTAAGGTATATGCTGTTCATATGCTggtattaaattaatttggaCAGTTAATTAAAACTGGCTcgaaataaatcaatatttgCACCATTCCGGACGTTTCTTATCGTTGTAtataaatgtttttcctttgattAAAATGGCAAACATGTTAAATACTTCAACTACTTATTTCTCTCCTTAAGCTCTCATCTGAAACCAAGATGTTTGAGTGACACAATCTTCAGCACGCATAATTGATGTGGCATTTCTTAAGTTGCGACTAACTGCGAGCAGATTATAACTGGATTTAAATGCCTTCTCAATGACGTATCATTAGGCGCACGTTATCATGTAATGTGTACGGTTCGGTCTGGCAAGCAAAGCGGCGTCTGGTCGCCCTTGCGCAATGCCGGCATTAAATATGGGCGTTACGCCGCCTATTGATAAAACTCGGCTGCACTCGAGTCCACTGACCGACCTCTGGATGCAGGCTCATACTTCCTCCTTATTCCAGTCTGCAACCCGGAGTCCACCAGACATCATGATGACTGGACCACTCAATCCGGAGCGGCCGTGCGTGGCTTCGTTTCGTTGTCGTTGTGAGCCAGTTAGAAAACCATCACAACCATTTCCCGCGTCAACACCTCACCGGAGCAGGCACTCGGGCACTGCGGGAAATGAATTATTATACGTTTTAATAACAACACTTCAGCTAGCTCCCTTAATTGATTGCTGACTTATCACCGATGACTGACACTCAAACCTGTTGTCGCAGGGGAATCGATGTATCGGCACACCTTTTCTCGTCCCCCGGGTGCGGGTTGGGCAGGGGTCTCATTTAGCGGGTTCGCCGCTTACGTCACACGTCGGCGTCTGGCGTTCGGACAAACTGGGTTAAGTGTGGGACGCAGGCAGAAGCGATAATCATCATTAAGATATTATCGTGCCATTTTCTTCACCGATCGAAGTGGAATTCATTGCGACAACGTTTCGGTGGTAGCGGGATGACCCTCGACATTCCCGGGCACCTCCCAACGGAGCGCGTGGAATGTGAGGCAGATGATCAACCCTTCAAAAACTGATCCACCCAAATTAAGATGTTCCCGCTGCGATACATTCACCTCACTGGGGTAAAGTCACTAGGAGTGCCCGaggatattttctttttcttgtgcgATGAGGTTTTGCCTTATTCACAAATGAACCATTACggacttttttcttcctagcaGAGGGCCTCAACAAAAATGGCACATTTTGCTATAGGATCATTTATCATCGGCCCACAGAGGTTCGGGCTCCGAATCCTACGCCGTGAAATGCTCGCTGCATATTAATTGAAATATCTTCTAACCTGAACGAATGGTtaaaaatgggttgaaaaaCAGATCTCTCAGGTGGCATTGAAACATCCAAACGGTTTCATTACGCCTCTTGATATTTGTTCTGTGCTTGCAAAGTTAACgactttatttttcccttccccttaTTTAGAAGCCATCGGTGGCAACATTGGCCTTGCTGCTGCTCGTCGCACACAGTGTCTCGTCGATTCGGGTAGATTGGAACACCAACACGGGCCCAATAGTGCCCCCGACCAGCACTCCCGCGCCAGTTCCGCAACCACCGTTCCGCGACCCTGCTCCGGTGTGGGAGGATCAGTCTGATGACATTCCGAATCCTAATCCCTACAGGTAATTGAAATGAACTTTAAAGAATGACTTTATTTTATAAAGATGgggtttaatattttatcaaaaaaaaacttgacgTTAACATTACCATACATCGTAtatttttgatttataaatTAAGGTACATTCTGCCACCTCCGTCGCGACCAAAGTACAATGACATCACCCTGGAGCAGCGcaagcagcatcagcaacagcatcaggcCCAACCAGTGCAACCGACGAACCCTACACCCATCGCCACGTCAACAGTTCCCACTGGAAAGATCATCGACAAACCCCAGCAACCTCAACCAACCTACCAGAACAGCAACGACGCTCCGCAAAACCGCGCCGCGGCACCGAGTcaaccacaacaacaccatcaacaacagcaaccCCAAATCGTGCCAAGTCTCGCCGTTCAGTACGTTCCTAACAAAGGTCTCAAATACTACGCGGTCGTACCACGGCACACGGAAGTGACCTACGGTTCCGACAA
Coding sequences within:
- the LOC131265052 gene encoding uncharacterized protein LOC131265052, which translates into the protein MKPLKTLCKKPSVATLALLLLVAHSVSSIRVDWNTNTGPIVPPTSTPAPVPQPPFRDPAPVWEDQSDDIPNPNPYRYILPPPSRPKYNDITLEQRKQHQQQHQAQPVQPTNPTPIATSTVPTGKIIDKPQQPQPTYQNSNDAPQNRAAAPSQPQQHHQQQQPQIVPSLAVQYVPNKGLKYYAVVPRHTEVTYGSDKQTLLETNDLYHNEQQQLQSKYDKYDKLNGKYNPKLKKYKAYEKVKYMPYIVYYDPTRQQFFYTSVPSKMVLNNSL
- the LOC131265051 gene encoding cuticle protein 19-like yields the protein MNQFLLISSLLVVTVLATEEHVEVAEASVEHEHVVPEVAQDIEHHGYVDDYYAYPKYKFEYGVKDPHTGDQKSHWEERDGDVVKGVYSLHEPDGTERVVVYRADKHNGFEAHVKHVSHEVHHPAPLHAHQEYSYLGEHHGEHGYSYSNQHIE